In Athene noctua chromosome 7, bAthNoc1.hap1.1, whole genome shotgun sequence, the following proteins share a genomic window:
- the ZC3H15 gene encoding zinc finger CCCH domain-containing protein 15, with protein MPPKKQQQPAGGSKKADQKKKEKIIEDKTFGLKNKKGAKQQKFIKAVTHQVKFGQQNPRQAAQTESEKKLKKEDKKKELQELNELFKPVVAAQKISKGADPKSVVCAFFKQGQCTKGDKCKFSHDLSLERKCEKRSVYIDARDEDLEKDTMDNWDEKKLEEVVNKKHGEAEKKKPKTQIVCKYFLDAIENNKYGWFWVCPGGGDNCMYRHALPPGFVLKKDKKKEEKQDEISLEDLIEKERAALGPNVTKITLECFIAWKRRKRQEKIDKAEQDMERRKADFKAGKALVISGREVFEFRPELVDADDEEADDTHYIQGTGEDDEMEDPVCINDVDLNLYVPKAVDETGITVASPERFSTYTVEKDDNKLSEASGGDINSSEQNDLEEDNDGDGELENGVIDAVPVDENLFTGEDLDELEEELNTLDLEE; from the exons ATGCCccccaagaagcagcagcagccggcgGGGGGCAGCAAGAAGGCGGaccagaagaagaaggagaagatcATTGAG GACAAAACATTTGGTCTAAAGAATAAAAAAGgtgcaaaacaacagaaatttaTCAAGGCTGTGACTCACCAGGTTAAATTTGGTCAGCAAAATCCACGTCAG GCTGCTCAAACAGAAAGcgagaagaaattaaagaaagaaGATAAGAAAAAAGAATTACAAGAATTAAATGAACTCTTCAAGCCTGTGGTTGCTGCACAGAAAATTAGCAAAG GTGCTGACCCCAAATCTGTAGTTTGTGCTTTCTTCAAACAAGGACAATGCACTAAAGGGGACAAGTGCAAGTTTTCTCATGATTTGTCTTTGGAAAGGAAGTGTGAGAAACGAAGTGTCTACATTGATGCAAGAGATGAAGACCTGGAAAAAG ATACAATGGATAATTGGGATGAGAAGAAGCTGGAAGAAGTGGTGAACAAGAAGCATGGTGAGGcggaaaagaaaaaacccaaaactcaaata GTCTGCAAGTACTTCCTTGATGCTATTGAAAACAACAAATATGGATGGTTTTGGGTCTGTCCGGGTGGAGGAGACAACTGCATGTATCGCCATGCTCTCCCTCCaggttttgtattaaaaaaagacaaaaagaaggaggagaagcAAGATGAAATTTCTTTAGAAGATCTAATAGAAAAAGAG CGTGCTGCCTTAGGACCAAATGTTACCAAAATTACTCTAGAGTGTTTTATTgcatggaagagaagaaaaagacaagaaaaaattgaTAAGGCTGAACAAGACAtggagaggaggaaagcagatTTTAAAGCTGGCAAAGCATTGGTG ATTAGTGGACGTGAAGTATTTGAGTTCCGACCAGAGTTGGTTGATGCAGATGATGAAGAAGCAGATGACACCCATTATATTCAAGGAACAGGAGAAGATGATGAG atggaagACCCTGTGTGCATAAATGATGTGGATTTGAACCTGTATGTCCCAAAGGCTGTAGATGAGACTGGTATTACTGTGGCTAGTCCTGAGCGATTCAGCACGTACACAGTAGAAAAAGATG ataataaaTTAAGTGAAGCTTCTGGTGGTGATATAAACAGCAGTGAGCAAAACGATTTAGAGGAAGATAATGATGGAGATGGGGAGTTGGAAAATGGAGTAATTGATGCAGTTCCAGTTGATGAAAATCTTTTTACTGGAGAGGACTTGGATGAACTAGAAGAAGAACTAAATACTCTTGATTTAGAAGAATGA